The following coding sequences lie in one Clarias gariepinus isolate MV-2021 ecotype Netherlands chromosome 27, CGAR_prim_01v2, whole genome shotgun sequence genomic window:
- the crnkl1 gene encoding crooked neck-like protein 1, producing MASTAAGKQRIPKVAKVKNKAPAEVQITAEQLLREAKERELELLPPPPKQKITDEEELNDYKLRKRKGFEDNIRKNRTVITNWIKYAQWEESLKEIQRARSIYERALDVDHRNVTLWLKYAEMEMKSRQVNHARNIWDRAITILPRVNQFWYKYTYMEEMLGNVTGCRQVFERWMEWEPEEQAWHSYINFELRYKEVEKARCIYERFVIVHPVVKNWIKYARFEDKHGYIAHARKVYERAVEFFGEEHIDENLFVAFAKFEEKQKEFERVRVIYKYALDRIPKHQAQELFKNYTVFEKRFGDRRGIEDVIVSKRRFQYEEEVKANPHNYDAWFDYLRLVESDADADTVREVYERAIANVPPITEKRHWRRYIYLWINYALYEELEVKDPERTRQVYQACLELIPHKKFTFAKIWLLYGQFEVRQKNLQNARRGLGTGIGKCPKNKLFKGYIELELQLREFDRCRKLYEKYLEFSPENCTTWIKFAELETILGDAERARAIFELAISQPRLDMPEVLWKSYIDFEIEQEEYENTRGLYKRLLQRTQHVKVWISYAQFELSIEGEERLQRCRQVYEEANRGLRTCEEKEERLMLLEAWKDFEQEFGTVTNNDRVKKLMPEKVKKRRKLTAEDGSDAGWEEYYDYIFPEDAANQPNLKLLAMAKMWKKQQQQDEPQEEEETEKDEDGQAAQPRDEQEDTGKTQEPKENVCDDQDDSDSSSESESDEEETGDKTEEKTNPPEES from the exons ATGGCGTCCACGGCGGCAGGAAAGCAGAGAATACCGAAGGTGGCAAAG GTGAAGAATAAAGCCCCGGCTGAGGTGCAGATCACAGCTGAACAGCTACTCCGAGAAGCCAAGGAGCGAGAACTCGAGCtactcccccctccccccaaacaGAAGATCACTGATGAGGAGGAGTTGAACGATTACAAGTTGCGGAAACGCAAG GGATTCGAAGATAATATCAGAAAAAACAGGACCGTCATAACCAACTGGATCAAGTACGCACAATGGGAGGAAAGTCTAAAGGAAATTCAAAG AGCTCGGTCTATCTACGAGCGAGCGCTGGATGTGGATCACCGGAATGTCACGCTGTGGCTGAAATACGCAGAAATGGAGATGAAGAGTCGACAGGTCAATCACGCCCGCAACATCTGGGACCGAGCCATAACCATCCTGCCCCGAGTCAACCAGTTCTG GTACAAATATACCTACATGGAGGAGATGCTGGGAAACGTAACAGGCTGCAGACAGGTGTTTGAGCGCTGGATGGAGTGGGAGCCAGAAGAGCAGGCCTGGCACTCTTACATCAACTTTGAGCTGCGCTATAAGGAGGTGGAGAAAGCCCGCTGCATTTATGAGAGAT TTGTGATCGTCCACCCTGTGGTGAAGAACTGGATCAAATACGCCCGCTTTGAAGATAAACACGGTTACATTGCTCATGCCAGAAAAGTTTACGAGAGGGCCGTTGAGTTCTTCGGTGAGGAACACATCGATGAAAACCTCTTTGTGGCTTTTGCTAAATTCgaggagaaacagaaagag TTTGAGCGTGTTCGAGTGATCTATAAGTACGCCCTGGACAGAATCCCTAAACATCAGGCCCAGGAGCTTTTTAAGAACTACACAGTGTTTGAGAAAAGGTTTGGAGACAGGAGAGGAATCGAGGATGTCATTGTCAGCAAGCGGAGATTTCAGTATGAGGAGGAGGTTAAG GCGAACCCACACAACTACGACGCCTGGTTCGATTACTTGCGGCTGGTGGAGAGCGATGCAGACGCCGACACGGTCCGAGAGGTGTACGAACGAGCCATCGCCAACGTCCCTCCCATCACAGAGAAGAGACACTGGAGGCGCTACATTTACCTGTGGATCAACTACGCTCTTTATGAGGAGTTGGAAGTTAAG GATCCTGAAAGAACAAGGCAGGTGTATCAGGCATGTCTGGAGCTCATCCCTCACAAAAAG TTTACCTTCGCTAAAATCTGGCTGCTCTACGGCCAGTTTGAAGTTCGCCAGAAGAACCTGCAGAATGCCAGACGAGGCCTG GGCACAGGCATTGGGAAATGTCCGAAGAACAAGTTGTTTAAGGGCTACATCGAGCTGGAGCTGCAGCTCAGGGAGTTTGATCGCTGCAGGAAGCTGTACGAGAAGTACCTGGAGTTCAGCCCGGAGAACTGCACCACCTGGATCAAGTTTGCCGAGCTGGAGACGATCCTGGGAGATGCAGAAAGAGCGCGAGCCATATTCGAGCTGGCCATCAGTCAGCCTCGCCTCGACATGCCTGAG GTGCTCTGGAAGTCATATATTGACTTTGAAATCGAGCAGGAGGAATACGAGAACACACGTGGACTTTATAAGAGGCTCTTGCAACGCACACAACATGTCAAG GTATGGATCAGTTACGCTCAGTTTGAGCTGTCGATTGAAGGCGAGGAGCGACTGCAGCGGTGCAGGCAGGTCTACGAGGAAGCTAACCGTGGCCTGCGCACATgcgaggagaaggaggagaggCTTATGCTTCTCGAGGCCTGGAAGGATTTTGAGCAGGAGTTCGGCACAGTGACCAACAACGACAGAGTGAAGAAGCTTATGCCCGAGAAggtgaagaagaggaggaagctCACGGCAGAGGATGGG TCGGACGCAGGATGGGAGGAATATTACGACTACATCTTCCCAGAGGATGCTGCCAACCAGCCCAATCTCAAACTCTTGGCGATGGCCAAGATGTGGAAGAAGCAACAACAGCAGGATGAGCCTCAGGAGGAAGAAGAGACGGAAAAGGATGAAGATGGCCAAGCTGCTCAGCCAAGAGACGAGCAGGAGGATACTGGCAAAACACAGGAGCCTAAAGAGAATGTGTGTGACGACCAGGATGACAGCGACAGCAGCAGTGAGAGTGAAAGTGAtgaggaggaaactggagacaAAACAGAGGAGAAAACAAATCCTCCAGAGGAGAGCTAA